TCTCGATTTCTGGATCGGCTTACCAGAAGAGCAGTGGGGCCGGGTTTCACCTGTATATCCTGGGAAAATCAGCATCGCGCATAATGACCAGCCTTTCCTCAAAGCCTACAATGCTGGCGGCACGCTGACCCAGCGAACCTTCACCAGCCCCTTCGGTCTCAATGCGGTGAGTGAATTCAACACCTCTGCACTGTGGGCACCCGGCTTTGCCAGCATGGGCGGTGTAGGCAGCGCACGCGGGCTCGGCAAATTCTACGCCATGCTGGCCCAGGGGGGCATTTGGAATGGCAAACGCCTCGTTTCGGAATCCATTGTTAGGCAGCTCAGCCACACTTTATCTGAAGAAGAGGATAGCGTGCTCCTCACCCCCATCGCCTTTGGCGCGGGTGTGATGAAGGACCCGATCAATCCAGATCCACGATACGATGGGGCCAAACTGCGCCAGCATTATGGACAGAGTTTGAGTGCCTTTGGCCATCCCGGGGCTGGAGGCAGCCTGTCTCTTGCGGACCCAGAAAATGGCATCGCACTGGCCTATGTGATGAATCAGATGGAAGTCGGTGCCCTGCCAGGTGCCAAAGTGCTGGGCTTGGTGGAGCGTCTGTATTGGTAACATCATCCGCATTCAGCGTGGACACCCTGCCCACGCTTCCGGGCCCTGTTGCTAACTGTCCAACTGGTAACGCTTGCGTTTGCGATAGAGCGTGGCGGCATCAATGCCGAGCACTTCTGCCGCTTCCTGGAGGGAATCCGTGATAGACATCACCCGGCGGATGTGTTCGCACTCCAACTTCTCAATGCTGACTCGCTGACCGACTTCGGCACCGTGGTCATGACCATTGAGTGTGGTGCTCCCCCCTGCTTCGGGGAGATCGCGAGGAGTGATCTCATCTCCCTCAGCCAGGATGACGGCACGCTCGATAGCATTGCGCAGTTCACGAATGTTACCAGGCCATGGATGATTGCGCAGGGCCACATAGGCCGCCGGGCTGAAGCGGCGCACCTTGCGGCGGAACTGGTCTGCAAAGAATTTCAGGAAGTTATCTGCACAGGCCACCAGGTCCTCAGGGCGTTCACGTAGCGGGGGCATGGTGGCCGAGATGACATTCAGGCGATAAAATAAATCCTCCCGAAAGCGTCCTTCGCTGGCCCACTGTTTTAGGTCTCGATTGGTCGCGGCAATCACACGTACATTCGCTTTGCGTGGAGTCGTTTCCCCCAGCCGCTCATACTCGCGCTCTTGCAGCAGGCGGAGGAGCTTTGGCTGAATTTCCAGGGGTAACTCGCCGATTTCATCGAGAAACAAAGTGCCACCTTCTGCAGCCTTCACCTTCCCCCAGGTGTCCCGCATCGCTCCCGTAAAGGAGCCTTTGACATGGCCAAAGAGATCACTTTCCAACAGCTCTCGAGAGAGGCTAGGGCAGCTCACTGTGACGAAAGGTTTATCACGAAAAGGGCTCTGATCATGGATGGCGCGCGCGATCATGCTTTTGCCCGTACCGCTTTCACCCAGGATGAGGATAGAAGCCTGTGTGTCCGCTGCACGAAAGAGGACCTCTATCTGACGCTGGAGCCCTGGGTTCTTCGACATCACCTGGGGTGGAGGCGTTTGTGTGCGGACCTCGGTAGTCAGTTCCTCGACTTTACGTTCCAGGGTGCGCAGAGTGGTGATGCGCTTCAGAGCTTGGCGGAGTTGGTCTGGGCTAAAGGGCTTTTCCAAAAAGTCCACTGCACCCAGACGGGTGGCTTCAATGGCATTTGGGATCGTGGCATTCGCTGTGAAGATGACCACGTGCACGCTGGGGTGTTCCCGGCGAATCGTTTCCAGAATTTGCAGGCCGCTTTCTTCGCCAAGATAAAGATCTAGCAGCACGAGATCAAAAGAAGATTCTTTGAGACTGCGCAGAGCCACAGCTCCGTTTTCAGCGGTCTCGACATAATGGCCAGCGGCATCCAGTGCGAGACTGGTCGCGCGACGGATGCTGGCTTCGTCATCTACGATGAGGATGTCCATAAAAGTGGGGGGGGGGTTGGTTGGTTGGGTTAATGAGGTCATGCCTTGGCGACGAGGGCCAAAGGCAGAGCCAGTCGGGCAATGGAGCCCTGACCGTTCGAACGATTATCAATGGTAAGTTTGGCACCCATGCGGTCGGCACCACGTTTAGCGATGGCTAAGCCAAGCCCAGTGGAGGATTCTCCCCCCGTAGGGCGTGCGCTCAGGCGCGTGTAATCTTGAAAAATGCGGGCTAAATCACTCTCACTGAAGCCGGGACCTTCGTCTTCGATGTCAATGATGAAGCGCTCCCCATCTGCATAAACGCGTGAAGTGATCTGACTGCCCAGAGGGGAAAATTTCACTGCGTTACTCATGAGGTTGTCCACGATCTGTCGCACGGTAAATAGATCCCCACTGGCGAGCAAAGGTGTCTCAGAAAGTGTCACTGCGAGGGTCGTGTTCTTTCGTTTGGCATTGGGATACCAAGCGGTGAGCATCTCTTTAATTTGTTCGGAGGAGATATGAACGGTGGTCATGCGTTCATGCTCAGCCTCTTGAGCACGGTTGTTTAGGAACCGGTCAATGAACTTGAGCATCTGATCGCATGTAGCCACGATGTGGCCTGTGAGATCACTGGCGGTATTGATCTTTTCCGCTGGTAGCTCCAGCAGTGTCTGCGCGCTGAAGCGAATGGCACCGAGTGGGTTTTTTAAATCATGCGCCACCATGCTGACGATGTTTTCACGCTCTCTCAGCATCCGGGAGGTCGTTTCACGTGCGCGTTGGAGATCTACCTGCGTGCGCACACGAGCGAGCAGTTCAGCCTTGTTGAACGGCTTCGTAATGTAGTCCACACCACCAGCCTCCAGCCCTCTCACGATGGTCTCAGAGTCATTTGCAGCGGAAACAAAAATAACGGGCAATCCTGCCGTATCTGGATGCTCACGCAACCGTTTGCAGACGGTAAAGCCATCCACATCAGGCATCACCACATCCAGCAGAACCAGATCCGGCAAACGTGCAGCGATACGCTGCAGGGCCTGGGCTCCGCTGGTAGCAGGGATGACTTCATACCCTTCACGCGTGAGCACCGTGCCCACGACCTGGATATTCTGCATCTGATCATCCACCACCAGCACGACTCCACGTGCGGTGCTGGGGCTGAGGGGGGGTTGGGGTTCCACAATCATGGGGGGTCTTTTTTGATGCCGGTGATGCGGCGGGAAAAAGCAGGAAAGTCACGCAGCAAGCGTTCGACGACATCCAACTCAAAAGTCTCTGCGGCCCCATAAAGCGCCGTGGCATAACGAGCTAACGGGGGGCAATCATGACGCGCCGCCTCTTGGTGGAGTTGATGACCAAAGGTGGCGATTTCCAGCATGGGGAATGTATCCAGAAATCGGCTAACATCCCCGTCTTCCCACACTTGCAGTTGGGCAGCCAATCCCGGCCAAGCAGCCGTGGTGCTTGCATCGAAGGACTCCAGAATGCTAGTCGGTAAATCTTCAGCATGCGGCACTTGAGGTCTCGGCGTGGTGTAACGAATGGTCGCATGCCCAAGCACACCTTCGAGCTCCCGATAAAGCTGACGCTGGTGGAAAGGCTTGCGCAGATAACCATCAAACATTTCCTGTAGCTTGGCTGACTCTTCGGGCATGGAAGAAGCTGTCTGCGCGATCACAGGAATCGCCGAGGTGCGGTTATCCTCACGCAAAATCTGGCGCGCCCATTTGCCATCCATGCGTGGCATGCGGATGTCCATCAAGATTACGTCTGGCTTGGCTGTCCGGGCTAGTTCCAGAGCTTCCATACCATCTTGAGCAAAGAGAATTTCATGATGGGACCCATGCAAATAACCCGCGATAAGCTCACGATTTGTCGAATTGTCATCCACCACCAAAATGGTGGCAGGGCGCAGCCGATTGAAGTCTGCGGAATGATCACTCGGAGGATCATTGGTCGCATGGCTAAGGGGAATGCCCGGCAGAATCAAAGTGAATGTGCTGCCTTTCCCAGGCTCGCTGATGAGTGAGATCTCTCCATCCATCAAGTCCACCAGACGCCGTGTGATGCTGAGACCTAACCCTGTACCCTGTGCGCCACTGCGGCTTTGGGTGCTGATCTGCTCAAAGGCGGAAAAGATCCGCTCACGATCCTCCTCGGCGATACCAACACCTGTGTCACTCACTTTCACCTGCAAGTCACAGGCCTCTCCAGACTTCGCTTCATTCAGTGTGCTGACGTGGATCTTTACCTTGCCCTTATGAGTAAATTTAACCGCATTACTGGTTAGGTTAAGAAGGATCTGACGAAGTCGAAGGGAGTCCACCTCCAAGATTTTAGGGACTTGGCGCTCAATTTTTATTTCCAGAGCTAACCCTTTGTCTTCCGCTTGTTTTTTAACGGCAAAGACCACCCCTTCAACAATCTCATGCACATTCGCAGGTTCTGGCCGCAAGGACAACTTCCCTGCCTCAATCCGGGAGATGTCCAGGATGTCATTGATGAGATCCAATAGAGAACGGCCACTACTTTGGATAGCACGTAGATAGCCGCGAGCACGTTCTTCATGCACCATTCCATTCAGCAGATCAGCAAAGCCAATGATCGCATTCATGGGCGTGCGAATCTCATGACTCATGTTCGCAAGGAACCGAGATTTCTGAGCATCGGCCTCGATGGCACGCTCTTTTTCTGCTTCGAGTTCTGCGGTGCGTAGCGCGATGCGGTAGCTGCGCTGCAGCATGACAAAACTCACGATGCCTGTAATGACCGCCAAGATGCTACCGCCGATACCTGTAACATTCATCGTCTGCAATACATCGCGGAGTTGCTCCTCGCGTCCGGCATGCAGTTTACGTTCTGCTAAGATACCCTCATCAATCTTTTGCAGCATGCTATCATTCACCCCCGCACCTTGGCTGATGATCTCCCGCAGAGGCAAATCGGCATCGCTCGAACTAGCCGTATCAGCTAGCTTTTTGAGCACGGCAAGACGCTGATTGACCAGAATGGAAAGTTCCGTCAAAAGCGTTTGCTGAGTCGGATTATCCCGAGTCATAGCAACAAGACTTTGCAGCAGTTTTTCAGATTGTTCTGGAGCCGTGCTGAGGGGTTTCAGCAAGGGGGCCTGGCGTGTCATGGCGTAACCCCGTGTGGAGGATTCCGCCTCTGTGATCACGGTGCGGAGTTTTAAATACTCACCAATCACCGCATCCGTGTGCGTCACTAGTTCGCTGCCCTCCTCGGCCAGTCGCCCGCTACGCACCACCGTACCCATCACCAGCAGGAGCAGGAATGTAGTAAAGATGAGGAATAAACCGTGCCAGGAACGGAGCATGGATGGGGGGAAAAAGAAGCTGGGGGGTAAGCTCTAAAAAGGAGAGGCCAATGGTAAGTACCTTTTTCATCGGGAAAAGTTACCCGTTTAAAGCCTCTCCCATGCGGCTATTTCTCGGCGGCGTCTTTAACGCTTTCTTTGACATCTTCAGCCGCCTTCTCGACGTCTTCAGCGACATCGCGAATCTTTTCGTTAGGCCTACGATCAAGAGCATCGTCCACTTTGTCTTTGATCTTTTCTGCTGGTGTTTCCGGTTTGTCTAGAATCACATTCGAAGAGCGGTCTTTGCAACTGACCAAAGTCAAACTCAGACCAAACAGTAAAGTCAACATCGCGGCGAAAGCAGTCTGAATCTGTTTTTGAATAGCGTTCATAGGATGCGAAGGATTAAGATTACTTAACGAGGGCCAAAACACCGGTAAGGATCAAATAAATCGCCACCACATAGTTAAGGAGGTGGGGGAAAATGAGGACACAAATGCCTGCAACGATAGAAACGATGGGAGTAAGATGAGGGCTCATAGAGATTGGTTGGCTGACTGATTGATAAGGAGATTCTTTAGCGACCTGATTGCACCTTCACAGCTTGCCTCTCGATGGTGCTGCCGACCTTCTGCACATCACGACCAAAACCGCGTGTGGTGTTGCAACTGCTCAAGAAAGAGAGGGTGAGGATCAGCATCCCGAGGGAGAAAATGAAAAAACTCGCGTGGCGCGCAGTCGCTTCTTCATGGTCCGCCTTGGAGGCGATTTCGTGGGAGATGTCGGTGGTTTTCATGATGGCAAGATCAAGGAATGGATGTGACTGGTGCGTCACTCTGACATGACTAGTGCAAAGACTTTGCCAACCGCCCCACATTGATATTAAAACGTTGAAAACCAACACTTTAATAAATCAAACACTGAACCTAACTTCCTTGTTTTCATGCTTTATGCATGACTCCAACACATGCGTTTATTGCGCAATGCAATTCGCAATTTGATCAGCCCGCATTCACAACTCGATCAATAAAAAAGAGTTTTTTCAGAACGGGGCCACTGCACACAAAAGGATAGGCATCCGGCTGCCCCATGCTGCGTGTGAGCTCATTCACCAAAGTGGTCAATGCCACCCAGTGGCTGACACGCTCGCAAAAAGCCTTGATTTCAGGCGTTGGTTCCTGACCTTCGGCACAAAGCAACGTGGGATCGATTTTCGGCTGCACGATATTGCTGTGGCACTCAGCCGAATCAGCCGTTTCCAGGGTATCGCTCATGTGCAGCCAGTGAGCCCAAGTTTCAGCCCAGTCCTCCCAGGGGTGAGAAGAAGCATAGGCGCTGATGTGATTTTGATCCCACCCCGGTGGTGGCCCTTCCGAGTAGTTCCGCTGGAGCGCCAGTGAATAATCTGCCGTTTCATCGCCAAACAAACTGCGATATTCAGCCAGCCAAGGGCTGCCATCAATGAGCACATCCCAGTAATGGTGACCTGATTCATGACGAAAATGGCCTAACAAAGAACGATAAGGCTCGCGCATTTCCAATCGCGTTTTTTCACGCACATCATCATCAGCTTCCTGCACATTCAGCGTGATGACACCCATATCATGTCCCGTCATCACGGGGGCTTGACCTGGCAAATTTTGAAGAAAATCAAAGACCATAGGAACGCTGGACTTCACTCGATTACCAGGCCCCCAAAGCCCATGATCGAGCAGCGTGAAAAGTAGCCTGCGTTTGGCGGATTCCAGCTTCGTCCAGCGTTCTGGATTGCCTGGTTGAGAAAGGTCTGGAATGACACGCGTGGTAGCACAGGAAGGACACAGGGTAGCCGGATCGGCATCCGCAGGGATCAACCAGTTGCAAGCACAGGCATTCAAGTTGGCACAGAAGCGGTAACGCTGAGGTATCACAGGTCTGGGTGCACGGCGGAAAAAGCCGCGCTTCGTCGCTACTTCCGCCAGGGCCTGCTGATGGACGCCTTCTTCCGTTAAATCCAACGTTCGCATTTCACGCGAGTCAGGGTCAAAACCCACGGCTCGCCCACAGGGAATGCAGACGCTGTTATTAAAGAAAACGGGCTGACCGCAGACGCATAGATAAGTTCTCATGGAGACGAAGGGGGGGGACAATAATGATCTCGAACGATTTAGGTCGCAGGAGCTGAAGCGGGTTCTTCCAAGCGAAGCACCGTCTGCAAGCGCTCACGGGCCTGCTCAGTCGTGGTGACCACCCAGGAGGCCCCCGTATCCGCAGGGCTTTCTGCTTTTTGAGCACCCCAGCGAGCCAGCAGAATCTTTAACTCCGGAAAACGATGACGGAGACGCTTACACAGCAGTTGGGCGGTGCTGCTAACCCCAGGGGGCATGGCGCTGATGCACACAATGGCGGGTTGCAGCTTTTCCACTTGTGCGATGACTTCAGACACCAGAGCCGACTGGGGTATAGACTCCCATTTCAGCACCCCTGCCCCAACAGAGCGGGTGAGCCAATTCAGAGCAATGGCATCTGCAGAAGCGTCAAAGCTACGGCATAAAAGCAAGGGCCCATCGCTGTCAGCCGCAAAGACAACGGCCTCCTCCAGCGCAGTCTCACTGGAAAGAGTTGTGAGCGTATCTAGAATGCTATCACTTTCTTCTTTGCTAAGGCGACCTGCCATCATTTCGCGGCGCGCATGCACAGCAGCAGGCAGCAAGACTTGGTCGATGGTTTTTTCCTGACCGATCTCTTTGGCCGACTGCTGTGTCAGTTCCTCAGCCTCTTCCAAGTCTCCCACAAGAAGCCTTTGATAGACTAAAAAGGCTGGCTGAACCTCAGGTTTATCTCCCATTAAGATTTCGACAAATCTCAACTCTGGGATGTATTTGGAAAAGACGACAAGGCAGACGGTCAGCGGTGTCGCCAATAGCAAGCCGACAGGGCCCCAAATAAGGGTCCAGAACATGATGGCGATTAGCAGCGCAAGATCCGAAACCCCTGCACTCTGCCCATAAAGCCAAGGTTCTAAAATCATGTTTGTCAGCAACTCCAAACCGACGATCAAGGTGATCACCATTAGAGGCTGGGACCAGCCATCAAAGACGGCCAAACTCAAAGCCATGGGCAACACAGCCGCGATCCACGGACCAATGTAAGGCACAAAGCGAAACAGCGCCGCTAACGCACCCCACAGAACCACGTAGGGCAAACCGATGGCCCAAAAACCCACTGCCAAGAGCACTCCATACACGCCATTGATCAAACTTTGCATCAATAGATAGCGGCTGACACGAGAGGCCGCCTCATCCAAGGCGCGAGTGGTGGTCGTCAGACGACTGTAACCGACCAGATGAATGACACGGTTTCGCACGTCGTTCTGCCGGAGCAGCATGAAGATCACAAACACGACCACGACCGACGCTGTGCCCAGGCTATCTGCGAGGTAACCCAGGGCAGACATGGCCGTTTCTTGAACACGATTCGTGGACTTCTCGATGAATACGGGCGTCTCCTGCGGAGCATCTGCGCCCTGGGCACCAGATTCTTCAGAGACGTTGGAAATCTCAGCCGCAAGGCTTTGGAGCTTTTCCAGCACACCCCCCTGCCCCACTTGTTTCAGGCTAACCACCCTTTGATGAATGGTGTTCCGGTAACCGGGTAACTCTTTAACCAATTCGTGCAACTCGCCTCCAAGCACCCAGAGCAATGCCCCCATGACGGAAAAAGAAAGCAGCGTGACGGTGATGACCGCCAGGGTGCGAGCAAAGTGCAACCGATGGTTTAAAAATGACACCACCGGCTTGAGCAAAAAAGCGAAAAGAATCGCTAGAGCGAGAGGGATGAAAAAGTCTCGCCCAGACCACAGCATCGCCACGGTGAGCATCACCGTGGCGAGCCGGATGAGCGGAGCCAGCTGAAGTTGCA
This window of the Prosthecobacter dejongeii genome carries:
- a CDS encoding serine hydrolase domain-containing protein, giving the protein MHAITPTAKVAITEWFEENFRTRGELGASVSIWQHGVEVLALAQGFCDRQSTQPWDARTLAPVFSSTKAPAAVCCLMALEEAGLPLDCAVSEVWPEFVGGGKGAMQFAHLLSHTAGLCALDERVPIFNYEAVVEALEHQTPLWEPGTRQGYHARTFGFLMDETVRRITGVDSLGLYFRETFGEPMDLDFWIGLPEEQWGRVSPVYPGKISIAHNDQPFLKAYNAGGTLTQRTFTSPFGLNAVSEFNTSALWAPGFASMGGVGSARGLGKFYAMLAQGGIWNGKRLVSESIVRQLSHTLSEEEDSVLLTPIAFGAGVMKDPINPDPRYDGAKLRQHYGQSLSAFGHPGAGGSLSLADPENGIALAYVMNQMEVGALPGAKVLGLVERLYW
- a CDS encoding sigma-54-dependent transcriptional regulator; the protein is MDILIVDDEASIRRATSLALDAAGHYVETAENGAVALRSLKESSFDLVLLDLYLGEESGLQILETIRREHPSVHVVIFTANATIPNAIEATRLGAVDFLEKPFSPDQLRQALKRITTLRTLERKVEELTTEVRTQTPPPQVMSKNPGLQRQIEVLFRAADTQASILILGESGTGKSMIARAIHDQSPFRDKPFVTVSCPSLSRELLESDLFGHVKGSFTGAMRDTWGKVKAAEGGTLFLDEIGELPLEIQPKLLRLLQEREYERLGETTPRKANVRVIAATNRDLKQWASEGRFREDLFYRLNVISATMPPLRERPEDLVACADNFLKFFADQFRRKVRRFSPAAYVALRNHPWPGNIRELRNAIERAVILAEGDEITPRDLPEAGGSTTLNGHDHGAEVGQRVSIEKLECEHIRRVMSITDSLQEAAEVLGIDAATLYRKRKRYQLDS
- a CDS encoding hybrid sensor histidine kinase/response regulator, whose amino-acid sequence is MIVEPQPPLSPSTARGVVLVVDDQMQNIQVVGTVLTREGYEVIPATSGAQALQRIAARLPDLVLLDVVMPDVDGFTVCKRLREHPDTAGLPVIFVSAANDSETIVRGLEAGGVDYITKPFNKAELLARVRTQVDLQRARETTSRMLRERENIVSMVAHDLKNPLGAIRFSAQTLLELPAEKINTASDLTGHIVATCDQMLKFIDRFLNNRAQEAEHERMTTVHISSEQIKEMLTAWYPNAKRKNTTLAVTLSETPLLASGDLFTVRQIVDNLMSNAVKFSPLGSQITSRVYADGERFIIDIEDEGPGFSESDLARIFQDYTRLSARPTGGESSTGLGLAIAKRGADRMGAKLTIDNRSNGQGSIARLALPLALVAKA
- a CDS encoding ATP-binding protein; protein product: MLRSWHGLFLIFTTFLLLLVMGTVVRSGRLAEEGSELVTHTDAVIGEYLKLRTVITEAESSTRGYAMTRQAPLLKPLSTAPEQSEKLLQSLVAMTRDNPTQQTLLTELSILVNQRLAVLKKLADTASSSDADLPLREIISQGAGVNDSMLQKIDEGILAERKLHAGREEQLRDVLQTMNVTGIGGSILAVITGIVSFVMLQRSYRIALRTAELEAEKERAIEADAQKSRFLANMSHEIRTPMNAIIGFADLLNGMVHEERARGYLRAIQSSGRSLLDLINDILDISRIEAGKLSLRPEPANVHEIVEGVVFAVKKQAEDKGLALEIKIERQVPKILEVDSLRLRQILLNLTSNAVKFTHKGKVKIHVSTLNEAKSGEACDLQVKVSDTGVGIAEEDRERIFSAFEQISTQSRSGAQGTGLGLSITRRLVDLMDGEISLISEPGKGSTFTLILPGIPLSHATNDPPSDHSADFNRLRPATILVVDDNSTNRELIAGYLHGSHHEILFAQDGMEALELARTAKPDVILMDIRMPRMDGKWARQILREDNRTSAIPVIAQTASSMPEESAKLQEMFDGYLRKPFHQRQLYRELEGVLGHATIRYTTPRPQVPHAEDLPTSILESFDASTTAAWPGLAAQLQVWEDGDVSRFLDTFPMLEIATFGHQLHQEAARHDCPPLARYATALYGAAETFELDVVERLLRDFPAFSRRITGIKKDPP
- a CDS encoding DUF3096 domain-containing protein — encoded protein: MSPHLTPIVSIVAGICVLIFPHLLNYVVAIYLILTGVLALVK
- a CDS encoding entericidin A/B family lipoprotein, whose protein sequence is MKTTDISHEIASKADHEEATARHASFFIFSLGMLILTLSFLSSCNTTRGFGRDVQKVGSTIERQAVKVQSGR
- a CDS encoding zinc-binding metallopeptidase family protein encodes the protein MRTYLCVCGQPVFFNNSVCIPCGRAVGFDPDSREMRTLDLTEEGVHQQALAEVATKRGFFRRAPRPVIPQRYRFCANLNACACNWLIPADADPATLCPSCATTRVIPDLSQPGNPERWTKLESAKRRLLFTLLDHGLWGPGNRVKSSVPMVFDFLQNLPGQAPVMTGHDMGVITLNVQEADDDVREKTRLEMREPYRSLLGHFRHESGHHYWDVLIDGSPWLAEYRSLFGDETADYSLALQRNYSEGPPPGWDQNHISAYASSHPWEDWAETWAHWLHMSDTLETADSAECHSNIVQPKIDPTLLCAEGQEPTPEIKAFCERVSHWVALTTLVNELTRSMGQPDAYPFVCSGPVLKKLFFIDRVVNAG
- a CDS encoding AI-2E family transporter, encoding MEALQLQLAPLIRLATVMLTVAMLWSGRDFFIPLALAILFAFLLKPVVSFLNHRLHFARTLAVITVTLLSFSVMGALLWVLGGELHELVKELPGYRNTIHQRVVSLKQVGQGGVLEKLQSLAAEISNVSEESGAQGADAPQETPVFIEKSTNRVQETAMSALGYLADSLGTASVVVVFVIFMLLRQNDVRNRVIHLVGYSRLTTTTRALDEAASRVSRYLLMQSLINGVYGVLLAVGFWAIGLPYVVLWGALAALFRFVPYIGPWIAAVLPMALSLAVFDGWSQPLMVITLIVGLELLTNMILEPWLYGQSAGVSDLALLIAIMFWTLIWGPVGLLLATPLTVCLVVFSKYIPELRFVEILMGDKPEVQPAFLVYQRLLVGDLEEAEELTQQSAKEIGQEKTIDQVLLPAAVHARREMMAGRLSKEESDSILDTLTTLSSETALEEAVVFAADSDGPLLLCRSFDASADAIALNWLTRSVGAGVLKWESIPQSALVSEVIAQVEKLQPAIVCISAMPPGVSSTAQLLCKRLRHRFPELKILLARWGAQKAESPADTGASWVVTTTEQARERLQTVLRLEEPASAPAT